The proteins below come from a single Kitasatospora sp. NBC_00315 genomic window:
- a CDS encoding 4-hydroxy-3-methylbut-2-enyl diphosphate reductase yields the protein MGAMSTTAQRRVLLAAPRGYCAGVDRAVIAVEKALEQYGAPIYVRKQIVHNKYVVQTLERQGAIFVDETEEVPEGSIVVFSAHGVAPSVHDEAKAGKLATVDATCPLVTKVHKEAVRFADEDYDILLVGHEGHEEVVGTMGEAPERIHLVDGPEDVEGVQVRDESKVVWLSQTTLSVDETMATVGALKKRFPLLVSPPSDDICYATQNRQVAVKQMAPDTDLLIVVGSKNSSNSVRLVEVGLEYGAKAAHLVDFADEIEESWLEGVATVGLTSGASVPEILVEGVLAWLAERGYADVSIVKTAEEHLIFSLPKELRRDLRAEAAGKL from the coding sequence ATGGGAGCCATGTCCACCACTGCTCAGCGCCGCGTCCTGCTCGCCGCCCCCCGGGGCTACTGCGCGGGTGTCGACCGCGCCGTCATCGCCGTGGAGAAGGCCCTGGAGCAGTACGGGGCACCGATCTACGTCCGCAAGCAGATCGTCCACAACAAGTACGTCGTGCAGACCCTGGAGAGGCAGGGCGCGATCTTCGTCGACGAGACGGAGGAGGTGCCCGAGGGCTCGATCGTGGTGTTCTCCGCGCACGGCGTGGCGCCGTCCGTCCACGACGAGGCGAAGGCCGGGAAGCTCGCCACCGTCGACGCCACCTGCCCCCTGGTGACCAAGGTCCACAAGGAGGCCGTCCGGTTCGCCGACGAGGACTACGACATCCTGCTGGTCGGCCACGAGGGCCACGAGGAGGTGGTCGGCACCATGGGCGAGGCCCCGGAGCGGATCCACCTGGTCGACGGCCCCGAGGACGTCGAGGGTGTGCAGGTCCGGGACGAGAGCAAGGTGGTCTGGCTCTCCCAGACCACGCTGTCGGTCGACGAGACCATGGCCACCGTCGGCGCGCTGAAGAAGCGCTTCCCGCTGCTGGTCAGCCCGCCCAGCGACGACATCTGCTACGCCACCCAGAACCGCCAGGTCGCCGTCAAGCAGATGGCGCCCGACACCGACCTGCTGATCGTGGTCGGCTCCAAGAACTCCTCCAACTCGGTGCGCCTGGTCGAGGTCGGCCTGGAGTACGGCGCCAAGGCCGCCCACCTGGTGGACTTCGCCGACGAGATCGAGGAGTCCTGGCTGGAGGGCGTCGCCACGGTCGGCCTCACCAGTGGCGCCTCGGTGCCGGAGATCCTGGTCGAGGGCGTGCTGGCCTGGCTCGCCGAGCGCGGCTACGCCGACGTGTCGATCGTCAAGACGGCCGAGGAGCACCTGATCTTCTCGCTGCCCAAGGAGCTCCGCCGCGACCTGCGGGCCGAGGCCGCCGGCAAGCTCTAG
- a CDS encoding APC family permease: MDTVSERVDPGGLRRSLGVRDLMVYGLLFIAPMAPVGVFGVLDAKSHGAVAVVYLAATIAMGFTAFSYAQMVRAVPQTGSVFAYARAGLGEGPGFIAGWMAMLDYLLIPAVAYLFSGIALNSLVPGVSRWVWTVLAVVVTTALNLIGVRTAAAVGFAVLALEIAVLALFVVAATVVLVRDGAARGWASPLAGVGGFSSTAVLSAVSVAVLSYLGFDAIASFVEEAVGASAAVARAVLWCLVLAGVLFVAQTYLAALLEPDSPQQLAADPAAQGAAFYRTVDVAIAHWLHTLVAVSKAIGAAFAALAGQAAAGRLLFAMGREGRLPRALAAVDGRSGVPRPALLTAALITLVAAVWAARRDDGLDRLTSVVDIGALTAFVLLHASVIGWYTVRQGSRDRLRHLIVPVLGIAVTVAVIVEAAHVAQWVGLFWLAAGIVVLLVQDRTAVGRRR; this comes from the coding sequence ATGGACACTGTGAGCGAGCGGGTCGACCCCGGTGGGCTGCGGCGCAGCCTGGGCGTGCGCGACCTGATGGTCTACGGTTTGCTGTTCATCGCCCCGATGGCCCCGGTCGGCGTGTTCGGGGTGCTGGACGCCAAGAGCCACGGCGCCGTGGCGGTGGTGTACCTCGCGGCGACGATCGCCATGGGCTTCACCGCGTTCTCGTACGCCCAGATGGTGCGGGCCGTGCCGCAGACCGGGTCGGTGTTCGCCTACGCCCGGGCCGGGCTCGGCGAGGGCCCCGGCTTCATCGCCGGCTGGATGGCGATGCTCGACTACCTGCTGATCCCCGCGGTGGCGTACCTGTTCTCCGGAATCGCGCTGAACTCGCTGGTTCCGGGCGTGTCGCGGTGGGTGTGGACGGTCCTGGCGGTCGTGGTCACCACGGCGCTGAACCTGATCGGCGTGCGGACGGCGGCGGCGGTCGGTTTCGCGGTGCTGGCGCTGGAGATCGCGGTGCTGGCGCTGTTCGTGGTGGCGGCCACGGTGGTGCTGGTCCGCGACGGCGCGGCCCGTGGCTGGGCCTCGCCGCTGGCCGGGGTGGGCGGTTTCTCGTCGACCGCCGTGCTCTCGGCGGTCAGCGTGGCGGTGCTGTCCTACCTGGGCTTCGACGCGATCGCCTCGTTCGTGGAGGAGGCCGTGGGCGCCTCGGCGGCGGTGGCGAGGGCGGTGCTGTGGTGCCTGGTGCTGGCCGGTGTGCTGTTCGTCGCGCAGACGTACCTGGCGGCGCTGCTGGAGCCGGACTCCCCGCAGCAGCTGGCGGCCGATCCGGCGGCCCAGGGCGCGGCCTTCTACCGGACGGTGGACGTGGCGATCGCGCACTGGCTGCACACGCTGGTCGCGGTCAGCAAGGCGATCGGTGCGGCCTTCGCCGCGCTGGCGGGGCAGGCGGCGGCCGGGCGGCTGCTGTTCGCGATGGGCCGCGAGGGGCGGTTGCCGCGCGCGCTCGCGGCGGTGGACGGGCGCTCCGGCGTGCCGCGTCCGGCGCTGCTGACCGCGGCGCTGATCACGCTGGTCGCGGCCGTCTGGGCGGCCCGCCGGGACGACGGGCTGGACCGGCTGACCTCGGTGGTCGACATCGGCGCGCTGACCGCGTTCGTCCTGCTGCACGCCTCGGTGATCGGCTGGTACACCGTCCGGCAGGGCTCCCGGGACCGCCTGCGGCACCTGATCGTCCCGGTGCTGGGCATCGCGGTGACCGTCGCGGTGATCGTCGAGGCCGCGCACGTCGCCCAGTGGGTCGGCCTGTTCTGGCTTGCCGCCGGGATCGTCGTGCTGCTGGTCCAGGACCGGACGGCTGTCGGCCGCCGGCGCTAG
- the xseA gene encoding exodeoxyribonuclease VII large subunit — translation MANTSSPEAPIPVGKVSALIGGWIERLGAVWVEGQITQLSRRPGAGVVFLTLRDPERDVSLTVTCFRAVFEQVADVVQEGSRIIVHARPEWYGARGTLSLRADEIRLVGLGELLARLEQLKRRLAGEGLFAADRKRPLPFLPQCIGLVTGRGSAAERDVLENARRRWPAVRFEVRNVPVQGNSAVAQVSAAIRALDEHPEVDVIIVARGGGSVEDLLPFSDEQLVRLVAAARTPVVSAIGHEPDQPLLDFVADLRASTPTDAAKRVVPDVGEELGRVRQLRDRARRQVTGRVEREQHGLDGVRSRPVLAAPERMLDGRAHELTALLERARRTVGHRLDAAESDLGHTLARVVALSPAATLERGYAVLQRADGAVVTDPAQVGPRDVLHARVAGGGFAVTVDEV, via the coding sequence ATGGCCAACACCAGCTCACCCGAAGCCCCGATCCCGGTCGGCAAGGTCTCCGCGTTGATCGGCGGCTGGATCGAGCGTCTCGGCGCCGTCTGGGTGGAGGGCCAGATCACCCAGCTGAGCCGTCGGCCGGGCGCGGGCGTGGTGTTCCTGACCCTGCGTGACCCGGAGCGCGACGTCTCGCTGACCGTCACCTGCTTCCGGGCCGTTTTCGAGCAGGTCGCGGACGTGGTCCAGGAGGGCTCGCGGATCATCGTGCACGCCAGGCCGGAGTGGTACGGCGCGCGCGGCACGCTCTCGCTGCGGGCCGACGAGATCCGGCTGGTCGGGCTCGGCGAGCTGCTCGCCCGGCTGGAACAGCTCAAGCGGAGGCTGGCGGGAGAGGGCCTGTTCGCCGCCGACCGCAAGCGCCCGCTGCCGTTCCTGCCGCAGTGCATCGGCCTGGTGACGGGCCGGGGCTCGGCCGCCGAGCGGGACGTCCTGGAGAACGCCAGGCGGCGCTGGCCGGCCGTCCGCTTCGAGGTCCGCAACGTGCCGGTGCAGGGCAACAGCGCGGTGGCGCAGGTCTCGGCGGCGATCCGGGCGCTGGACGAGCATCCCGAGGTGGACGTGATCATCGTGGCCCGGGGCGGCGGCAGCGTGGAGGACCTGCTGCCGTTCTCGGACGAACAGCTGGTGCGGCTGGTCGCGGCCGCCCGCACGCCCGTGGTCAGCGCGATCGGGCACGAGCCGGACCAGCCCCTGCTGGACTTCGTGGCCGACCTGCGGGCCTCCACCCCCACCGACGCGGCCAAGCGGGTGGTGCCGGACGTCGGCGAGGAGCTGGGACGCGTCCGCCAGCTGCGGGACCGGGCCCGGCGCCAGGTGACCGGGCGGGTGGAGCGCGAGCAGCACGGCCTGGACGGCGTGCGCAGCCGCCCGGTGCTCGCCGCACCCGAGCGGATGCTGGACGGCCGCGCGCACGAGCTGACCGCGCTGCTGGAGCGGGCCAGGCGGACCGTCGGACACCGCCTGGACGCCGCCGAGTCGGATCTCGGGCACACCCTGGCCCGGGTCGTGGCGCTCTCCCCGGCCGCGACGCTGGAGCGCGGCTACGCCGTGCTGCAGCGTGCCGACGGCGCCGTGGTGACGGATCCGGCGCAGGTCGGGCCGAGGGACGTCCTGCACGCGCGGGTGGCCGGCGGCGGCTTCGCGGTGACGGTCGACGAGGTCTGA
- a CDS encoding GNAT family N-acetyltransferase — translation MSLVRPGIPDDAPELVRLRGLMFEAMAGRSGAADPTPEPWQPAAEAVLRERLAQPAPDLTMPVFVVDDPGRPGRLAACAVGTLERRLPAPGHPDGLFGFVFNICTDPGHRRRGYARACTEALLGWFDDRHATRIDLHASSAGVELYRGLGFREHSIALSRRHPAEV, via the coding sequence ATGAGCCTCGTACGCCCCGGGATCCCCGATGACGCGCCCGAACTCGTCCGGCTGCGCGGGCTGATGTTCGAGGCGATGGCGGGCCGGTCGGGAGCGGCCGACCCCACCCCCGAGCCCTGGCAGCCGGCCGCCGAGGCGGTGCTCCGCGAGCGCCTCGCCCAGCCGGCGCCGGATCTCACCATGCCCGTCTTCGTCGTCGACGATCCCGGCCGCCCCGGGCGCCTCGCCGCCTGCGCCGTCGGCACCCTGGAGCGGCGGCTGCCCGCCCCCGGGCACCCGGACGGGCTCTTCGGCTTCGTCTTCAACATCTGCACCGATCCCGGGCACCGGCGTCGGGGTTACGCCCGGGCCTGCACCGAGGCCCTGCTCGGCTGGTTCGACGACCGCCACGCGACCAGGATCGACCTGCACGCGAGCAGCGCCGGGGTGGAGCTCTACCGCGGCCTCGGCTTCCGGGAGCACTCGATCGCGCTGTCCCGCCGCCACCCGGCCGAGGTCTGA
- a CDS encoding exodeoxyribonuclease VII small subunit: MAEQESGRRTPQENEQPPTPDDALGYEHARDALLEVVRQLETGGTSLEESLALWERGEQLAKVCQRWLDGARARLDAALAAEETGGSS, from the coding sequence ATGGCAGAGCAGGAGAGCGGGCGGCGGACGCCGCAGGAGAACGAGCAGCCGCCGACGCCCGACGACGCGCTCGGCTACGAGCACGCCCGGGACGCGCTGCTGGAGGTCGTCCGGCAGTTGGAGACCGGCGGGACGTCGCTGGAGGAGTCGCTGGCGCTCTGGGAGCGCGGGGAGCAGCTGGCCAAGGTCTGCCAGCGCTGGCTGGACGGCGCGCGCGCCCGACTCGACGCGGCGCTGGCCGCCGAGGAGACCGGCGGGAGCAGCTGA
- a CDS encoding malonic semialdehyde reductase: MTTAAHDALVLDAVAQDLLFREAHTANTFTDEPVGDEQIQAVYDLVKYAPTAFNQQPLRVVLVRSAEGRARLVQHMADGNKAKTSAAPLVAILAADNEFHEELPTVLPSFPQAKDLFFSERPVREASALFNGALQAGYFILGVRAAGLAAGPMTGYNAEGIDKEFFADGEHSVLAVVNIGKPGEDASYPRSPRLAYDEVVTTV; the protein is encoded by the coding sequence ATGACGACTGCCGCCCACGACGCTCTGGTGCTCGACGCCGTCGCCCAGGACCTCCTCTTCCGCGAGGCCCACACGGCCAACACCTTCACCGACGAGCCGGTCGGCGACGAGCAGATCCAGGCCGTCTACGACCTGGTCAAGTACGCCCCGACGGCGTTCAACCAGCAGCCGCTGCGCGTCGTGCTGGTCCGCTCCGCCGAGGGCCGGGCGCGCCTGGTCCAGCACATGGCGGACGGCAACAAGGCCAAGACCTCGGCCGCCCCGCTGGTCGCCATCCTGGCCGCCGACAACGAGTTCCACGAGGAGCTCCCGACCGTGCTGCCGAGCTTCCCGCAGGCGAAGGACCTCTTCTTCTCCGAGCGCCCCGTGCGCGAGGCCTCCGCGCTCTTCAACGGCGCCCTGCAGGCGGGCTACTTCATCCTCGGCGTGCGCGCCGCGGGCCTGGCCGCCGGCCCGATGACCGGCTACAACGCCGAGGGCATCGACAAGGAGTTCTTCGCCGACGGCGAGCACTCGGTGCTGGCCGTGGTCAACATCGGCAAGCCGGGCGAGGACGCCTCGTACCCGCGCTCCCCGCGTCTGGCCTACGACGAGGTCGTCACCACCGTCTGA
- a CDS encoding DUF4245 domain-containing protein — protein MAGKSSMRSRQSVRDMILSMLAVGGVVAVAYVFVPHSEGDGVQPVQYQVAAASAKRAAPFPLLSPEGLPQKWRATSVEYHDASSKGSDGHSSWHLGFVTPSGQYAAVEQSDAPREEFLAAQVAGGAADGTAAVSGATWDKVQGAKARALAVPSGTATTLVTGTASYEELTELARALK, from the coding sequence GTGGCAGGCAAGAGCAGCATGAGGAGCCGGCAGTCGGTACGGGACATGATCCTGTCGATGCTGGCGGTCGGTGGTGTGGTCGCGGTCGCGTACGTCTTCGTGCCGCATTCCGAGGGTGACGGCGTGCAGCCGGTCCAGTACCAGGTGGCCGCGGCGTCGGCGAAGCGGGCCGCACCGTTCCCGCTGCTCTCCCCGGAGGGTCTGCCGCAGAAGTGGCGGGCCACCTCCGTGGAGTACCACGACGCGAGCAGCAAGGGCTCGGACGGGCACAGCAGTTGGCACCTCGGCTTCGTGACCCCCTCCGGCCAGTACGCGGCCGTCGAGCAGAGCGACGCTCCCCGCGAGGAGTTCCTGGCCGCGCAGGTGGCCGGCGGCGCGGCCGACGGCACCGCCGCGGTGTCCGGGGCGACCTGGGACAAGGTGCAGGGCGCCAAGGCCCGCGCGCTGGCGGTCCCGTCGGGCACGGCGACCACGCTGGTCACCGGCACCGCCTCGTACGAGGAACTGACGGAGCTGGCCCGGGCCCTGAAGTGA
- the glpX gene encoding class II fructose-bisphosphatase, whose product MTTHAVQSSYPNTLPQSLEVAPEAPDRNLALELVRVTEAAAMAAGRWVGRGDKNGADGAAVKAMRTLVSTVSMNGIVVIGEGEKDEAPMLYNGERVGDGTGAECDVAVDPVDGTTLTAKGMANAVAVLAVADRGTMFDPSAVFYMDKLVAGPEAAEFVDITAPPAVNIRRVAKAKGSAVEDVTVMILDRPRHEDLVRQVREAGARIKFISDGDVAGAIMTAREGTGVDLLLGIGGTPEGIIAACAMKCMGGVIQGRLWPKDDAERQKALDAGHDLDRVLTTNDLVSGDNVFFVATGITDGELLRGVHYRQETATTSSLVMRSKSGTIREINSTHKLSKLRAYSAIDFDRAN is encoded by the coding sequence ATGACCACGCACGCTGTGCAGTCCAGCTACCCGAACACCCTCCCGCAGTCCCTTGAGGTAGCACCCGAGGCTCCCGACCGGAACCTCGCACTCGAACTCGTCCGGGTCACCGAGGCGGCCGCCATGGCGGCCGGCCGCTGGGTCGGCCGCGGTGACAAGAACGGCGCCGACGGCGCCGCGGTCAAGGCCATGCGCACGCTCGTCTCCACCGTCTCGATGAACGGCATCGTCGTCATCGGGGAGGGCGAGAAGGACGAGGCGCCGATGCTCTACAACGGCGAGCGGGTCGGCGACGGCACCGGCGCCGAGTGCGACGTCGCGGTGGACCCGGTCGACGGGACCACCCTGACCGCCAAGGGCATGGCCAACGCGGTCGCGGTCCTGGCGGTCGCGGACCGCGGCACCATGTTCGACCCGAGCGCGGTGTTCTACATGGACAAGCTCGTGGCCGGCCCCGAGGCCGCCGAGTTCGTCGACATCACGGCCCCGCCGGCCGTCAACATCCGCCGGGTCGCCAAGGCCAAGGGCAGCGCCGTCGAGGACGTCACGGTGATGATCCTCGACCGCCCCCGTCACGAGGACCTGGTCCGCCAGGTGCGCGAGGCGGGCGCCCGGATCAAGTTCATCTCGGACGGCGACGTGGCCGGCGCCATCATGACCGCCCGCGAGGGCACCGGCGTCGACCTGCTGCTCGGCATCGGCGGCACCCCCGAGGGGATCATCGCGGCCTGCGCCATGAAGTGCATGGGCGGCGTGATCCAGGGCCGACTGTGGCCCAAGGACGACGCCGAGCGGCAGAAGGCCCTCGACGCCGGCCACGACCTCGACCGGGTGCTCACCACCAACGACCTGGTCAGCGGCGACAACGTGTTCTTCGTCGCGACCGGCATCACCGACGGTGAACTGCTGCGCGGCGTCCACTACCGCCAGGAGACCGCCACCACCAGCTCGCTGGTGATGCGCTCCAAGAGCGGCACCATCCGGGAGATCAACTCCACCCACAAGCTCTCCAAGCTGCGGGCGTACAGCGCGATCGACTTCGACCGCGCGAACTGA
- a CDS encoding WhiB family transcriptional regulator has translation MRRAAAPQPAPLQPLAQAHDDDSPWHTGAACCRDEAGLFFAPSKEPTAARLAREEQAKRVCARCPVLLECREHALAQPEPYGVWGGLTAAERRVVLARQRRRDVELRESARVSAARRIAG, from the coding sequence ATCCGCCGTGCCGCCGCGCCGCAGCCCGCACCGCTGCAGCCGCTCGCACAGGCGCACGACGACGACAGCCCCTGGCACACCGGGGCGGCCTGCTGTCGGGACGAGGCCGGTCTGTTCTTCGCGCCCTCCAAGGAGCCGACCGCGGCCCGACTCGCCCGCGAGGAGCAGGCGAAGCGGGTCTGCGCCCGCTGCCCGGTGCTGCTGGAGTGCCGGGAGCACGCGCTGGCCCAGCCGGAGCCCTACGGCGTCTGGGGCGGTCTGACGGCCGCCGAGCGGCGGGTGGTGCTGGCCCGCCAGCGGCGCCGCGACGTGGAGCTCCGGGAGAGCGCCCGGGTGTCCGCCGCCCGCCGGATAGCGGGCTGA
- a CDS encoding DUF1707 domain-containing protein, with protein sequence MDNSPSQDDQGQMPVPMTKPAAEPARTPVAEADLRASDADRERVAELLRDAYAEGRLDVDEHAERIEAAYGARTLGELAPLTRDLPAHHSISFEKPPLGAGTPGRAPLPPARQEAPTMLAVFGGASRKGRWRIGSHLRAVAVFGGIEIDLTDAVFESPEVVIEVTAIFGGVEIKVPENVSLHGGGVGIFGGFDVKEQTAADPYAPVVRIKGAAVFGGCEAKPRKGKKLKEWVRKQLDG encoded by the coding sequence GTGGACAACTCGCCGTCGCAGGACGACCAGGGGCAGATGCCCGTACCCATGACCAAGCCCGCGGCGGAGCCCGCGCGCACCCCCGTGGCCGAGGCGGACCTGCGGGCCTCGGACGCCGACCGGGAGCGGGTCGCCGAGCTGCTGCGCGACGCGTACGCCGAGGGGCGGCTGGACGTCGACGAGCACGCCGAGCGGATCGAGGCGGCGTACGGCGCCAGGACCCTCGGCGAGCTGGCGCCGCTGACCCGCGACCTTCCCGCACACCACTCGATCTCCTTCGAGAAGCCGCCGCTCGGCGCCGGGACGCCGGGGCGCGCGCCGCTGCCGCCCGCCCGGCAGGAGGCGCCGACCATGCTCGCGGTCTTCGGCGGGGCCTCCCGCAAGGGCCGCTGGCGGATCGGCTCGCACCTGCGCGCGGTGGCCGTCTTCGGGGGGATCGAGATCGATCTCACCGATGCCGTGTTCGAGTCGCCCGAGGTCGTGATCGAGGTGACGGCGATCTTCGGCGGGGTGGAGATCAAGGTCCCGGAGAACGTCAGCCTGCACGGCGGCGGGGTCGGGATCTTCGGTGGTTTCGACGTCAAGGAGCAGACGGCGGCCGACCCGTACGCCCCGGTCGTCCGGATCAAGGGCGCGGCGGTGTTCGGCGGCTGCGAAGCCAAGCCGCGCAAGGGGAAGAAGCTCAAGGAGTGGGTGCGCAAGCAGCTCGACGGCTGA
- a CDS encoding fumarate hydratase: protein MAPTPEFAYTDLLPLGADPTPYRKITSEGVSTFEAGGRRFLKVEPEALRLLTAEAMHDISHYLRPAHLAQLRRILDDPEASPNDRFVALDLLKNVNISAGGILPMCQDTGTAIVMGKRGQNVLTEGGDEAAIAGGVFDAYTKLNLRYSQMAPLTMWDEKNTGSNLPAQIELYATDGDAYKFLFMAKGGGSANKSYLYQETKAILNEASMLAFLEQKIRSLGTAACPPYHLAIVVGGTSAEFALKTAKYASAHYLDELPTSGSATGHGFRDLELEAKVVELTQKIGIGAQFGGKYFCHDVRVIRLPRHGASLPVAMAVSCSADRQALGKITAEGVFLEQLETDPAKYLPETTDDHLDDDVVRIDLDQPMAAIRSELSKYPVKTRLSLTGTLVVARDIAHAKIKERLDAGEGMPKYLQDHPVYYAGPAKTPEGFASGSFGPTTAGRMDSYVDQFQAAGGSMVMLAKGNRSKQVTDACAAHGGFYLGSIGGPAARLAQDCIKKVEVLEYAELGMEAVWRIEVEDFPAFVVVDDKGNDFFAETTQGPLITSIRTRSAQ from the coding sequence ATGGCTCCCACGCCAGAGTTCGCCTACACCGACCTGCTCCCCCTCGGTGCGGATCCCACCCCCTACCGCAAGATCACCTCCGAGGGCGTCTCCACCTTCGAGGCCGGGGGGCGCCGTTTCCTCAAGGTCGAGCCCGAGGCACTCCGGCTGCTCACCGCGGAGGCGATGCACGACATCTCGCACTACCTGCGCCCGGCCCACCTCGCCCAGCTGCGGCGCATCCTGGACGACCCGGAGGCCAGCCCCAACGACCGGTTCGTCGCGCTGGACCTGCTGAAGAACGTCAACATCTCGGCCGGCGGCATCCTGCCGATGTGCCAGGACACCGGCACCGCGATCGTGATGGGCAAGCGCGGCCAGAACGTCCTGACCGAGGGCGGCGACGAGGCGGCCATCGCGGGCGGCGTGTTCGACGCGTACACCAAGCTCAACCTGCGGTACTCGCAGATGGCCCCGCTGACCATGTGGGACGAGAAGAACACCGGCAGCAACCTGCCCGCCCAGATCGAGCTGTACGCCACCGACGGCGACGCGTACAAGTTCCTCTTCATGGCGAAGGGCGGCGGCAGCGCCAACAAGTCGTACCTGTACCAGGAGACCAAGGCCATCCTCAACGAGGCCTCGATGCTCGCCTTCCTGGAGCAGAAGATCCGCTCGCTGGGCACGGCCGCCTGCCCGCCGTACCACCTGGCGATCGTGGTCGGCGGCACCAGCGCCGAGTTCGCGCTGAAGACCGCCAAGTACGCCTCGGCGCACTACCTGGACGAGTTGCCGACCAGCGGCTCCGCCACCGGCCACGGCTTCCGCGACCTGGAGCTGGAGGCCAAGGTCGTCGAGCTCACCCAGAAGATCGGCATCGGCGCCCAGTTCGGCGGCAAGTACTTCTGCCACGACGTGCGGGTGATCCGCCTCCCGCGCCACGGGGCCTCGCTGCCGGTCGCGATGGCCGTCTCCTGCTCCGCGGACCGCCAGGCACTCGGCAAGATCACCGCCGAGGGCGTCTTCCTGGAGCAGTTGGAGACCGACCCGGCCAAGTACCTGCCGGAGACCACCGACGACCACCTCGACGACGACGTGGTGCGGATCGACCTCGACCAGCCGATGGCGGCCATCCGCAGCGAGCTCTCCAAGTACCCGGTGAAGACCCGCCTCTCGCTCACCGGCACGCTGGTGGTCGCCCGCGACATCGCGCACGCCAAGATCAAGGAGCGGCTGGACGCGGGCGAGGGCATGCCCAAGTACCTCCAGGACCACCCGGTCTACTACGCCGGTCCGGCCAAGACCCCCGAGGGCTTCGCCTCCGGCTCCTTCGGCCCCACCACGGCCGGCCGGATGGACTCCTACGTCGACCAGTTCCAGGCGGCCGGCGGCTCGATGGTGATGCTCGCCAAGGGCAACCGCTCCAAGCAGGTCACCGACGCCTGCGCCGCGCACGGCGGCTTCTACCTCGGCTCGATCGGCGGCCCGGCCGCCCGTCTCGCCCAGGACTGCATCAAGAAGGTGGAGGTCCTGGAGTACGCCGAGCTGGGCATGGAGGCGGTCTGGCGGATCGAGGTCGAGGACTTCCCCGCCTTCGTCGTGGTCGACGACAAGGGCAACGACTTCTTCGCCGAGACCACCCAGGGCCCGCTGATCACCAGCATCCGGACCCGTTCCGCGCAGTAG